The following proteins are encoded in a genomic region of Ooceraea biroi isolate clonal line C1 chromosome 14, Obir_v5.4, whole genome shotgun sequence:
- the LOC113563416 gene encoding heparan sulfate glucosamine 3-O-sulfotransferase 6-like, translating into MPPTLVGQITMEKTPSYFVTSEVPRRVKHMNPGMKLIVVVRDPVTRAISDYTQVKSKRRKMPRFEDLAFLNGSRIVDTTWVPLKIGVYVRHLERWLQYFPLSQFLFVSGERLIADPVMEITRVQDFLGLKRVICEKHLFWMSAMSYKQNLLEKKGAADPEEAQSDAVVIYEKYTALLCHATFSACRSLVKCLAFTAHSPLSPGVLIVATVLQILIGVNQHDPEQSVSKCTSQDKENRFRLQQRK; encoded by the exons ATGCCGCCGACTCTGGTCGGTCAGATCACCATGGAGAAGACGCCATCGTATTTCGTGACGAGCGAGGTGCCGAGGAGGGTGAAACACATGAATCCAGGAATGAAACTGATCGTCGTGGTAAGGGATCCCGTGACCCGGGCGATCTCTGATTACACGCAAGTGAAGAGCAAACGTCGCAAGATGCCGCGGTTCGAGGACCTTGCCTTCCTGAACGGATCGAGAATCGTCGACACTACCTGGGTCCCGTTGAAAATTGGGGTGTACGTGCGGCACCTGGAGAGATGGCTGCAGTACTTCCCGCTGTCGCAGTTTCTGTTTGTGTCCGGTGAACGTCTGATCGCCGACCCGGTGATGGAGATCACTCGCGTGCAGGACTTCCTGGGCCTCAAACGGGTGATATGCGAGAAACATCTTTTCTGGATGTCGGCCATGAGTTACAAGCAGAATCTCTTGGAGAAGAAAGGTGCGGCCGACCCCGAGGAGGCGCAGTCCGATGCCGTTGTTATCTACGAAAA GTACACCGCACTCCTTTGTCACGCGACTTTTTCTGCTTGTCGCTCGTTAGTCAAGTGCCTGGCATTCACCGCACACTCTC CATTATCTCCCGGCGTTCTTATCGTCGCAACTGTATTACAAATACTTATCGGAGTTAATCAGCACGATCCAGAGCAGTCCGTGTCCAAGTGTACATCCCAAGATAAGGAGAACAG GTTCAGATTGCAGCAGCGGAAGTGA